One Micromonospora sp. WMMD812 genomic window carries:
- a CDS encoding serine hydrolase — MVLLAILGGVALFGRPAIPSSASAGSAGTAGPGAGPTGATSATAEAAPSTPPAQKRTGSAGNGAALTAALDALAAPGGAPDFAVAVLDHRTGAAYTFGSHEPFETASVVKVDILAALLLQARHDGRTLTTEEKHLAEVMIRQSDNDAATALWSKIGGAAGLSAADTTFGLTETVPGPDGWWGWTTTTASDQIKLLDVISDPTGPLGESGQLVLDLMGSVVDDQDWGVGAAAGRGESIELKNGWMTRANQGDRWTVNSVGRITGTRTDVTVAVLTRGHTTLSQGIAFVEKIAKLIRAQLDR; from the coding sequence GTGGTGCTCCTGGCCATCCTCGGCGGCGTCGCCCTGTTCGGGCGGCCCGCCATCCCTTCCTCGGCCTCGGCCGGCAGCGCCGGCACGGCGGGCCCGGGCGCCGGGCCCACGGGCGCGACCTCGGCGACGGCCGAGGCTGCGCCGAGCACGCCACCGGCGCAGAAGCGCACCGGAAGCGCCGGGAACGGGGCTGCCCTGACCGCCGCTCTCGATGCCCTGGCCGCCCCCGGCGGAGCGCCCGACTTCGCGGTGGCGGTGCTCGATCACCGGACCGGGGCCGCGTACACCTTCGGCTCCCATGAGCCGTTCGAGACGGCGAGCGTGGTGAAGGTGGACATCCTCGCCGCGCTGCTGTTGCAGGCGCGTCACGATGGCCGCACCCTGACCACCGAGGAGAAGCACCTCGCCGAGGTCATGATCCGGCAGAGCGACAATGACGCCGCCACCGCGCTGTGGTCCAAGATCGGCGGGGCGGCCGGCCTGAGTGCCGCCGACACGACGTTCGGCCTGACCGAAACGGTGCCCGGCCCCGACGGCTGGTGGGGATGGACCACCACCACAGCGTCCGATCAGATCAAGCTGCTCGACGTGATCTCCGATCCGACCGGGCCGCTCGGCGAATCGGGTCAGCTCGTCCTCGACCTGATGGGCAGCGTGGTGGATGACCAGGACTGGGGTGTCGGCGCCGCTGCCGGTCGGGGCGAATCGATCGAACTGAAGAACGGCTGGATGACCCGCGCCAACCAGGGTGATCGATGGACGGTCAACAGCGTCGGCCGGATCACGGGCACCCGCACCGACGTGACCGTGGCGGTGCTGACCCGCGGTCACACCACCCTGAGCCAGGGAATCGCGTTCGTCGAGAAGATCGCCAAGCTGATCCGTGCCCAACTCGACCGGTAG
- a CDS encoding dihydrofolate reductase family protein, whose product MANGILHDAYERFHRTGPEWGEDQLTNHGPMAVEVLVRRGHADAASRWRRRTGPTRPCWTGDLPAAVRELKAKPGNELQVHSSLDLVRTLVRSELVDVFRLLVFPVVLGAGRRLFDDAVPAALTLVDSKQTSTGVMVQTYRAAGRPTFGTVDALE is encoded by the coding sequence ATGGCCAACGGCATCCTGCACGACGCGTACGAACGGTTCCACCGCACCGGGCCGGAGTGGGGCGAGGACCAGCTGACCAACCACGGCCCGATGGCGGTGGAGGTGCTGGTCCGGCGCGGCCACGCCGACGCGGCCTCCCGCTGGAGAAGGCGGACTGGACCAACTCGACCGTGCTGGACGGGTGACCTTCCCGCGGCCGTACGCGAGCTGAAGGCGAAGCCCGGGAACGAGCTCCAGGTCCACAGCAGCCTGGACCTGGTGCGCACGCTCGTGCGCAGCGAACTGGTGGACGTGTTCCGGCTGCTGGTGTTCCCGGTCGTGCTGGGCGCCGGACGGCGACTGTTCGACGACGCCGTCCCGGCCGCGCTGACGCTCGTCGACAGCAAGCAGACCAGCACCGGCGTCATGGTCCAGACCTACCGGGCGGCCGGCCGTCCCACCTTCGGCACGGTCGACGCCCTCGAGTGA
- a CDS encoding aldehyde dehydrogenase (NADP(+)), with protein sequence MSDVLSIDPRTGQTRARVAAESTAEDVDRAVRAAATAGAALRDHAARADLLRAAAALLEKSGEEIVATADAETALGQVRLTGELARTCYQLRAFADVVDAGGYLDVIIDHADPLAQPAPRPDLRRYKVPLGVVAVFAASNFPLAFSVPGGDTASALAAGCPVVVKAHPDHPATSVLCARILRAAAVDVGLPEDVVRLVHGFDAGPELVRHPLVAAVGFTGSVRGGRALFDIASARPRPIPFHGELGSLNPVVVTARAAETRTQEIAAGLAASYTLGMGQFCVKPGLVLLPEGPAGDGVLQAVVTAAVPSGPLLDPRMRAAFLDGVRSRAGLPGVAAPLAAGEAGDDATPLAVRPGVLTVAASRLAEGGPHRELLEECFGPVTVLVRYGSTAERDALLTALPGNLTATAHLAANERDDAAAELLARLSEIAGRVVVDGWPTGVTVAPAMQHGGPYPASTSGSTSVGSTAIERWLRPVCYQNTPDPLLPAELRDANPLQLPRTVDGVPTAPLRSAAPPGGRSRPGDGDPPSGRTRHSRASTVPKVGRPAAR encoded by the coding sequence GTGAGTGACGTACTGAGCATCGACCCGCGTACCGGACAGACGCGCGCACGCGTCGCGGCGGAGTCGACGGCGGAGGACGTGGACCGGGCGGTGCGCGCCGCCGCCACGGCCGGCGCGGCACTCCGGGACCACGCCGCGCGGGCCGACCTGCTCCGCGCGGCCGCCGCGCTGCTGGAGAAGAGCGGCGAGGAGATCGTCGCGACCGCCGACGCCGAGACCGCGCTCGGCCAGGTGCGGCTCACCGGCGAGCTCGCCCGCACCTGCTACCAGCTGCGCGCTTTCGCGGACGTGGTGGACGCCGGCGGCTACCTGGACGTGATCATCGACCACGCCGACCCGCTGGCGCAGCCCGCGCCCCGACCCGACCTGCGGCGCTACAAGGTGCCGCTCGGCGTGGTCGCGGTCTTCGCGGCCAGCAACTTCCCGCTGGCCTTCAGCGTGCCGGGCGGTGACACCGCCAGCGCCCTCGCCGCGGGATGCCCGGTCGTGGTCAAGGCGCACCCGGATCACCCGGCCACGTCCGTCCTGTGTGCCCGGATCCTCCGGGCGGCGGCGGTCGACGTCGGGCTGCCCGAGGATGTCGTCCGCCTGGTCCACGGCTTCGACGCGGGCCCGGAACTCGTCCGCCACCCGCTGGTCGCGGCGGTCGGGTTCACCGGCTCGGTGCGCGGCGGCCGGGCGCTGTTCGACATCGCGTCCGCCCGGCCCCGGCCGATCCCGTTCCACGGTGAGTTGGGCAGCCTGAACCCGGTCGTCGTGACCGCTCGGGCGGCCGAGACCAGAACGCAGGAGATCGCGGCGGGGCTCGCGGCCTCGTACACCCTGGGCATGGGCCAGTTCTGCGTCAAACCGGGCCTCGTGCTCCTGCCGGAGGGACCGGCGGGCGACGGGGTCCTCCAGGCGGTCGTCACGGCGGCGGTCCCGTCCGGGCCGCTGCTCGACCCCCGCATGCGCGCGGCGTTCCTCGACGGCGTCCGTTCCCGCGCCGGCCTCCCCGGCGTGGCGGCGCCGCTGGCGGCGGGGGAGGCCGGCGACGACGCGACGCCGCTGGCCGTGCGACCTGGCGTGTTGACCGTCGCGGCGTCCCGGCTCGCCGAGGGTGGGCCGCACCGGGAGCTGCTGGAGGAGTGCTTCGGGCCCGTCACCGTGCTGGTCCGCTACGGCTCGACGGCCGAGCGGGACGCGCTGCTCACCGCCCTGCCGGGCAACCTTACGGCGACCGCCCACCTGGCCGCGAACGAGCGCGACGACGCGGCGGCGGAGCTGCTCGCCCGGCTGAGCGAGATCGCCGGACGGGTCGTCGTGGACGGCTGGCCTACGGGGGTGACGGTTGCCCCCGCCATGCAGCACGGCGGACCCTACCCCGCGTCGACGAGCGGGTCGACCTCGGTGGGAAGCACCGCGATCGAACGCTGGCTGCGCCCGGTCTGCTACCAGAACACCCCGGACCCGCTGCTCCCGGCGGAGCTGCGGGACGCCAACCCGCTCCAGCTGCCCCGGACGGTCGACGGCGTGCCGACGGCCCCGTTGCGGTCCGCGGCTCCGCCCGGCGGGCGGTCGCGACCGGGAGACGGGGATCCGCCTTCCGGTCGGACGCGTCACTCGAGGGCGTCGACCGTGCCGAAGGTGGGACGGCCGGCCGCCCGGTAG